A single Leishmania major strain Friedlin complete genome, chromosome 24 DNA region contains:
- a CDS encoding putative cell division cycle protein: MEFGTPPRAAHATTPGTTAATTETLFASPSSPAPRRPGNATPNSVDSSHLRGPSSRSSPLDQYRRHAQSHARLSPPPLSSQASVDRYVSAPSRQATSIAHFLLTSRERKTPMLIRAAQQQQQYHLAIRSPSRDPSFDVSSSLEDSYNSLVRYAADRSSSRHATVASPRSHRSLPRVGSTAMTPSSARLSSVFAKMHLHPSTTVRSSRERSGSSPSFTGVDTSGGCGGQLGDDGRSSPSSAMELEPYTTKLARTLFSDVEQTTVLPVNDTAARPLGMAARSIGGCGHAEEAEEVSSPVKDGTTGLGSRSAFGCSGARRHRADENDGENDDDALEADWMCNEEDEQALPSSVAIRRHMASVPARVPLAMSEVNQLGMAEGARFDASLGVVFECNRTRNFTTPSFRVIPHTPERILDAADMEDDFYMNLIDWSATSDVLCVALQNCVYLWDAKTCGITELPRVVPTGGGLHGDGRSGDAQLVCGLNWAPDGCHLAVGGHSGAVEVWDVETQQIVHTYRQHADRTVSLSWEPLGGWLLASGSRDSTVVLRDVRERDTSTSASVASPSSSFSLASATAVLRAHETEVCGLKWSPTGAMLASGGNDNQLLLWDRRSISTGSHSSDTSGAYRHGECQPIFFLNKHTAAVKALSWNPTQPALLASGGGSHDKALRFWNSLTGECVHHINTGSQVCGVVWNRAGTELVTAHGYTDNQLSIWRYPSLRRIANLIGHTSRVLHLALSADGETVVSAAGDETLRFWRCFPASELRESSPHLHRSSYKSTSGVSFSSSTYGGGVGMSPGGTSASTSSIARARAVAIASGRCSSLSQDRGSRSLMNEEIELR; the protein is encoded by the coding sequence ATGGAGTTCGGAacaccgccacgcgctgcgcacgccaCCACGCctggcaccaccgccgccacgacggAGACTCTCTTTGCCTCCCCATCCTCGCCCGCTCCGCGACGCCCTGGCAATGCGACGCCTAACTCAGTCGACTCCTCCCATCTGCGCGGTCCTTCCTCCCGCTCCTCGCCGCTTGACCAGTATCGCAGGCACGCTCAGAGCCACGCCCGTCtttcaccgccgccgctgtcttcGCAGGCGTCGGTGGACCGCTACGTCTCAGCCCCTTCGCGACAGGCAACATCGATCGCACACTTTCTCCTGACCTCCCGCGAACGGAAGACACCAATGCTTATCCgggccgcgcagcagcagcagcagtatcACCTCGCCATCCGCAGCCCATCGCGTGATCCGTCCTTTGACGTGTCCTCGTCACTGGAGGACTCCTACAACTCCCTGGTCCGGTACGCCGCGgaccgcagctcctcgcgccaCGCCACGGTCGCCTCACCGCGATCACACCGGAGTCTTCCACGGGTaggcagcaccgccatgACGCCCAGCAGTGCGCGGCTGAGCAGCGTCTTCGCAAAGATGCATCTCCACCCATCAACCacagtgcgcagcagccgcgagcGCAGTGGGAGCAGTCCTTCTTTCACGGGCGTCGATACGAGCGGCGGATGTGGCGGCCAGCTTGGCGATGATGGCAGGAGCTCGCCGTCCTCAGCGATGGAGCTCGAGCCGTACACAACGAAGCTCGCGCGCACCCTTTTCAGCGATGTAGAGCAAACCACCGTGCTGCCTGTGAATGACACCGCCGCGCGACCGCTGGGCATGGCCGCGCGCAGCATCGGTGGCTGCGGCcacgccgaggaggcggaagaggTGAGCAGCCCCGTCAAGGATGGAACAACAGGGCTAGGCAGCCGCTCAGCGTTCGgttgcagcggtgcccgGCGCCATCGAGCCGACGAAAACGACGGCGAAAACGACGATGACGCGCTGGAGGCAGACTGGATGTGCAACGAAGAGGATGAACAAGCATTGCCATCGTCTGTAGCAATCCGCAGGCACATGGCTTCGGTGCCCGCTCGCGTGCCGCTTGCCATGTCGGAGGTGAATCAGCTCGGCATGGCAGAAGGCGCACGGTTCGACGCGTCTCTCGGCGTCGTGTTCGAGTGCAACCGCACGCGCAACTTTACAACCCCTTCTTTCCGTGTTATTCCACATACGCCGGAGCGCATCCTGGACGCGGCCGACATGGAGGACGACTTCTACATGAACCTCATCGACTGGTCGGCCACATCAGACGTCCTGTGCGTCGCGCTGCAGAACTGTGTGTACCTGTGGGATGCCAAGACGTGCGGCATCACGGAGCTGCCGCGTGTCGTCCCGACCGGTGGCGGGCTGCACGGCGATGGCCGCTCGGGCGATGCACAGCTAGTTTGCGGCCTGAACTGGGCGCCAGATGGGTGCCACCTCGCCGTTGGCGgccacagcggcgcggtGGAGGTATGGGACGTCGAGACACAGCAAATTGTGCACACGTACCGGCAGCACGCAGACCGCACCGTGTCCCTCTCCTGGGAGCCGCTAGGGGGTTGGCTTCTGGCATCAGGAAGTCGTGACAGCACTGTCGTCCTGCGTGACGTACGCGAGCGCGACACCTCCACGTCCGCCTCCGTGGCATCGCcgtcctcctctttctctttggCCAGCGCCACGGCTGTGCTGCGTGCACATGAAACGGAGGTTTGCGGCCTCAAATGGTCCCCGACGGGGGCGATGCTggcgagcggcggcaacgataatcagctgctgctgtgggaCCGCCGGAGCATCTCGACGGGgagccacagcagcgacaccagTGGGGCCTACCGCCACGGCGAGTGTCAGCCCATCTTTTTCCTGAATAAGCACACCGCGGCGGTGAAGGCACTTAGCTGGAACCCGACGCAGCCGGCCCTTCTggccagcggtggcggctcgCATGACAAGGCGCTACGCTTCTGGAACTCGCTCACGGGCGAGTGCGTCCACCACATCAATACTGGTAGCCAAGTGTGCGGCGTTGTGTGGAACCGCGCTGGCACGGAGCTCGTCACGGCGCATGGCTACACGGACAACCAGCTTAGCATCTGGCGCTATCCATCCCTGCGGCGCATTGCCAACCTGATTGGCCACACGTCACGTGTGCTGCACCTCGCCCTCTCGGCGGACGGTGAAACAGTTGTATCGGCCGCCGGAGACGAGACGCTTCGGTTCTGGCGCTGCTTCCCTGCGAGCGAGCTGCGTGAGTCGTCGCCGCACCTGCATCGCAGCTCCTATAAGTCTACGAGCGGCGTCTCGTTTAGTTCCTCCACGTATGGAGGAGGCGTAGGAATGAGCCCAGGCGGCACTTccgcctccacgtcctccaTCGCCCGCGCGCGGGCGGTGGCCATCGCGTCCGGTCGATGCAGCAGCCTCTCACAAgaccgcggcagccgctcgcTCATGAATGAAGAGATTGAGCTGCGATGA